The nucleotide sequence CATGTGACATTGAGCTCTGCCTCAAGCTGCAGCTGAAGGCTTTACCATTACTGACATTCATTGCCAGCAACCAATAAactcttcctctgcttttctagtTTGGGTTGGATTTTCTATCCTTGATTGAAAGCAAACTGTATCAGTTATGTAGGGCCACGATTAGGCTGAGTAACAAATCACCCCCACAGCTTAGTGGCTAAAGCAGTTCAGCTCATGAGACTGGATTGATGGGTTGGACTTGACTTGGAAGTCCTCCGGCCTTGACCAGTGGGATGATGGAGACAGCCAGGCCACATGTAGAGGCCCCAATAATAACAATTATGTCACTGTTGATGTTTTGTCTCTGCAAGCTTTCAGGAGTCTAGGATAGGTGCTTCAAAGATGGTCTGTGCTACTGATGGAGGGTCGGGCTTTTCTTACAAATACTGCAGGAAGGGGTTGCAGGCTGTGGAAGGGTAGATGAGAGGCCAGATTggttttttctcttaatttgggTTTGTGTGATGCTTCCTTGGGATCATAGTCAGGCAGTGGTTTTTTTTCAGCAGCAGACCTCATGGGTAAAATGGGTCCTTCTCAGAGCCTCTTCTCAGTGGGTCTGTGAGGGTGAGGGAGTCCTGTTTATGTGACTGTTGACGGGCTGGCAGGCTCATTCTCTTATGTGTTATCCCTTCCTTTGTCAAAACAATGCAGGTCAGGTCTGAGCAGGTGGACATGTGTCTATAGCAGCTGTCCACCCACTGCAGATCAGAAAAACTGTTCAGCTGAGCCCAGCCTGAATTGTAGAATTGGGAGCAAATAGATTGTTGTTTTATCTACTATATTTCAGGGTGATTTGTGTTGCATCAATAAATAGCAAcagtgtttaaaaacaaacaaacagaaagactATTAGAAGACTATAttaatttggggggcttccctggtgactcaatggtaaagaatctccctgccaatgcaggagacacaggtccaatccctggtcccggaagatcccacatgccatgggacaactaagcctgtggacctcaactactgagcctgtgctgcagaggccaggagctgcaactacagagcccgCCTGCTGCCatcactgaagcctgagtgccctcgagcctgtgctctgcagcaagagaagccgctgcaacgaGAGGCCCTGCACTGTAacgagagtagcccccacttgccacaaccagagaaaagcctgtgcagcaacggagacccagcaagaccaaataagtaaacaatttttttaactgtattaatTTGAAAGAGTTAGTTTCCTATTACAACTGAGTCACTGGGAATTCACCGGAACAGCAGGTGAAGAGTCAAGGATGCTGGCCCTGGGCAAGGCCTCTCACTCCTTTGAGCTTTAACCAGAGATCTGTTTTAACCCCAAACATCTGTGGGTGTTTCATGATTTGGGGCACATGGGTGGAGATTTCCAATGGGCTCCAGGATGATGGGCCTTTGGGATTTGGGGGTTTTATCTGCACACAGCCAAAGCCCCCACTTGCAAAGCATACTGGGAGGATTTTAACGATGGGTCTTGACTGCAGTCATCACGTTTGCTCTTGTCTCTTCCAACCTAATGGAGCTTACCAGGTTGCCaagcttttctctttatttcattttatcctctgcATGCAGTAAAGCTTTCTATGGGCTATTTTGGTAGAGAGGAGACTGAGTCTGAAAGAAAGTATATGTCCCCCCTCTGAGGTCATGGAGCCCATCGATGCCCCCACACCTACCTGGACGGCCAGGGGAGGGGATGTGTTTTACTTGATGCCCACGGACAGACAGCGACACTGGTTCCTGCATGATGCCAACCTCCGGGTTCTGGGGACTCTGTGCCAGCCTCGCCTCACTGTCCGGAGGTCACGCTTCCCTGGGTTCTCCACTGACTGTGGTCCCTCTGAGAACAGGGACTGTCCTCTCTCTCGGCGACCCATGACCCAGCCCTGTGCCTGGCTGTCAGAAGTCTGGATGATGTCTGAATGATGGCACTGGCATCACCCCCAGCCTCTccacctctccccccaccctcctcctcctccccgaaTGGACTCAGAGATGGAGTGAAGTTTGGCAGTTAAGATCTCTGTTTCTGGAGTTAGGCAAACTGCCCTTCCCTGCTTTATTGAAAGTATCCAAGCCTCACTTTCCACATCTATAACATGGGAATGATAGAGAGGGAACTCTCTTAGCCCAGAGTTTGGCACAAAATaggcatttcattaaaaatgtttgtgAAGGATTACAGTGGTGATGATTCATTATCAGACACAATTTAAAGGCTGTAAACTTGACCTTAAGTGGCAGGTGGGTCATTGTTGCCGTCTTCCAGATAGATGCAGCATCTCCATCTCTCCCACTCCTGCTCAATCCTGCACCTGTGGGCACCTTCTTGGGCTTTGGGGTGTGGCTAGGAGTCCAGGCATCAGTTATGGGCATAAAGGGCTTGGTACTTCCTGGGTGCTCAGGCTACATCTCTCCCACTCCTGCTCAAGTCTGCACTTTCAAGCACCTTCCTGGGCTTTGGGGTGTGGCTAGGAGTCCAGGCGTCAGTTATGGGCGTAAAGGGCTCAGCATTTCCCAGGTGCTCAGGAGACATGAGCCCCTGCTCTGGTCAGCAACACTGTGGTCACTCCTCTTCCCTGTCCCCAGCCTGTTTGTCCATCTAAGACAGAGGCTGCACAGCCACCCCATAAGGGACCAAGGCAGAGTTCATCTGAGACTCTCCTTAGAAAATATCCAGAGGCTCCCCTCCCCAGGACAATGCCAGGATCCAAAAGACCTGGAATAAGCCTCCAGGAAGTCCCCACGTTCCACCGCCCAGGCGCCATCACAGCACAAGTCCGGGTTAGCTCCATAGGGGAGACGACCAACCCTGGAGGCTGCCATCCCCACCTGCCCTGGAGGGTTGGTACCCCTAATTCACGTCTGACCCCACACCCACTAAGTGTGTGGCCTTAGGACCACTGACAGGTGCACAATAGTGGAAGAATCACTCCCCTCTCCCTAGAGGCACCAGGGTCTTCATCTAGATCCCCAAAGGGGTCCCCTGCCCACCTCAGGAAGGTGTGGCCAGGCCCGgaccttcttcctccttctgtgAAGGACCACCCGTCATCACCCCCTTTCCAGGCCCGTTTCCACTGGTGGGAGGTCAGAGGCTCCCTTGGTCGGGGTCAGGGGTGGGGTAACTGCATCCCTAAATGAAGATGCTTGGAATGCCCCCCCACTGCCTGTCCAGTCCTCAGGAAGGCTCACCAACCCCCACCGACCCAGCAAGACCAGAGTCACCCACTTGCACCTCTTCTTGTGCCAGCGCACCCCCAAAGTAGCCACTCAAGTACAATCTTCAGACTTTGtagctgtttttattattaatattatcttcTCCTTTAAGCATCCCTTTAAGGGTGAAATGAAATCCAACCATTTACAGAGAAAATGATTTCAGAATGTACATATTGATTTTCccttacaaaaaaaataatactattattattatcggTGTCCTTAAATTACACATTTCCCAGGGCGCTGCCTGCTGCTGGGGCAAGTCCTAGCTCCCCACCCTGTCACCTGTCCCCAAAGCTCTCCCACGCCTGCCTGTGGGAACCACCACACCCTAGGGAACCCCTGAAGGGTGGGCTGGGCCTCCATGAGTCTGGAAACACCCGGGCCAGGGCTtcccaaggaaggaaggaaggaaggtggctACGAGGACAGGGCCAGCAGCTGCTGGCGTCCCCTTTCACAGCTTGGTTTGCCTTCATAGAGGGGAGTGGCCCAGGGCTCCCCTGTCTCCGAAGTTCCCAGTGTATGATGTGACTCTGAGTGAAACCCTGCGACCCCACGCCTTGGTCCCCTGACCCTGCGGACGGCTGTGCTTGCTCTCCATGGCCAGGCCTCCACTGGGGGGTGACCACGAACACGCCTGGCCCTCCTTGTCCGAGAGGGAAGGTGGGGTCTGGCACGTCTGAGCTCCTTCCCTCTTTCTACCTTTGCCCCTGAGCTGGCGAACTGGAAGCAAGCGACCCCTGCCAGCCTGGAGGGGGGACCTCCCCAcaggtgtgggggtgtggggtgagGAGGCTGTCAAGGTGggaggccctgggctggggctCAGGCATGTGTCCCCAGAGATGCCCGCCCAGGAGGTGGGCAGAGGTGGCTGGCGGGCAGGCCCTGGCCTGGGGTGACCTGGAGCCATAGGGACACCCTGACCTCTTGAGCCACTTCTCAGCCCCAAGAGGGGccggggggttggggggtgctGCTCTAACTCCGAGGGAGGGGTTGGTTTCCTTGGGACACCCCCTCAACCGGAGGGACAGTGGGGGCCCCCCAGCCTGCTTCATGCCTGCCTGCCTGAGGCTGTTCCGCGGCCAGCTCCCCACACCACACCAGCTCCCCGGGAAACCCCCCAGTAAGACATGCCGAGAAAGTCTTGGCTGGCGACTTGGAGGGAAGAGGCCGGGAGGTCGTGGGCTCGCAGCGGTACAGCCCTCAGGTTGAGAGCATTCTcattccttggactgaaagacagacagacagacggacCCCCATATCCCTTTTAGCCTGGCTTTCTGGCTCCCCAGGTTGCCCTTCTGCCTCAGTCATTTTGGGGAGTTGCAGGAAGTATGGCCACAGGCTCCAGGCCCCAGCAAGGGGAGGCCTGGGCCCGGCTCCCACGTCCCACACACAGGCATATATGCACAGGGACACACCAATACGGACACGGACAATCCACACCAAGCATGCACCCATGCCATAAATACACACGCACGCAGACAGGTACCGTTCCGCAGGCAGGCTCTGTGTCCAGCATCACTGGGTGAACACCCAAGGGGGCCGTTGGGAGGGGGCGCCTCTCCCCGCCCCCTGCATGCTCTCAGTGATCCAGCCCTGGGTCGCCAGTGAGGCGGGCAGGGCCGGGCTGACCCAGGAGCTGTGGGCATGCCAGCAGGGCCCCACCAGTGCGACAGCCACttctgccctctcccctcctccctcggGGCCAGAGATGTCCCTTGTCCCCGTAAGTATCTCTCcaccttcattttttcccctccttcctttaATAGGTGAAAAGGGCAGCCCAGCTGGAAACTACTTTTCCCTGGTGGCCAGGCAAAATTTCTGGTGGCCAAGTGACTGAGTCCTGCAAGATGCCATCAGAAGTGACTGTGCCATCTCTGGCTCACGCTCTTAACAGAAAGGGTGTGCACGTTCTGTTTCCCTCGGACATGGATGCAAACGTGATGGTGGGAGCTGGAGCAACCACTCTATCCAGAGTTGGAGGCATGAGGCAGGGAAGCAGAGCTGCCCTCCAGACCACCACCCTCCAGAGAGGTAAGTTAGAAACAAGCTTCTGTCTGCCGAAACCACTGTATTTTGGGGTCTCTTAATTACAGCCGCTTAGAATCTACTCTAACATATACACCCCCCTCCCCCGAGGCAACTAAGGAATGAGACGACAAACAACTGGCCTTAATGTCCCTCGTGGCCCCTTCCTAGCCCCAAGCCAGCCCCCAAAGGGGCACAAGGGTGCCTCCACCTGAGACAGTGGCGAGCTGAGGCTGTGGGTTCTAGTGGGAAGGGGTGATGGGGGAGgaggctccccaccccccacccccacatctcaCCTACTAGGCTAGCTGACGGTCCCATCCCAGCCTGAGAACTGGACTCTTGGAACTTGCAAGGACTGGGTGGGCAGCCCACAAGACAGCGATATAAAAAGTAAGAAGAAATGTCAAGGCCAGCTTGGGAACCTAAAAGAAGACTTCCCGGGCCTCCCCACACCTGCGTCATCTCCAGAGGGGCTGAGGGGCACACGGCCACCTGTGCTGTATGTCCTGTAAGACGAGGGTGGAGGTCCCCACTCCCTCTGGCCCAGCACTCCTGAGGCCACTACAAAGCATCCATTGGAGCTTCTTCCCAGCTGCCGTTTTTCATTCCCTCCCACCTTGGTGTCCCTGCTTCGTCCAGGGCCCGAATGCAACTATTTACAGAGCCCTGGGAACTCCTGGCATCTCTCCCTTCCTACGGTGGGTCCAAAGCCCCAGGAGGCCAAATGGTGGGCTGCTTCTCCCTGGAGGGGACCGCGGCGCCCCTCTTGGCTGCCCTACGGCGTTCCTGCaggctccctcccccacccacccctgctccccagtAACCCTCCTGCGCTGTCTGCGGGAACCTCCCAGGCGCAGCACCCCTAGGGGCGGTAGCACCTGCTCTCCTCCCCTGGTGACGAAGGGTATTTTCTGAGCTCACAGGCCTGACCCTGGATTCACAGGGGCTTGAGTAGAAAAGACTCCCCCACCTTCCACTCCTGGTCCTCTGATGAACCACCCAGAGGGTGGAAGGAGGCAGAAAGGTAACGACAGGAGGGGCAGTGccaacaccccaccccacccccaccctgccactGGCCCTGTAAGATCATGCAGCCTTAGCCTTCAACCACATCCAATTTGCCCCTGGCGGGTGGCCTTCCCTCCGAACCCTTGTTCCGCTGCCCACCGGCCGCTGTGCTCTTGGGCTCCTGGTAGGGATTGTCCAGCAGGTAGCGGAACTGGTCGTAGTTCTTCAGCAGGTACTTGGGGGCGTACATGTGCTCGCTGGGGTCGGCCGGCGGGTACTCCTGCTGCGTGCCGTCGAACCAGCCCCCCGTGCGGATCAGGCTCCGGATGTAGTTGAGGTCCCGCTTGTCTTCGTAGTCGCCCCAGCGGGGGAAGTCGCCGTTCTGGGCCGACACCAGCTTGAAGTAGATGCCCTCGGGCGTGAAGCACCAGGAGCAGTGCCAGCCGGCAAAGTGCAGGGGGCTCCCCAGCGACCACTGCACCAGGATGTGGCCCGTGCGGTTCTCATACTGGCGGAAGTTAGGCATGGTGTAGTACTGGCGGCGGCGCAGGCGGATGCCGTCCAGCCCGTACACCGTCTGCAGCATGTCCACCGTGCAGCCCGACACCACCTCCAGGGTGCCCGGCTGCTTCCAGAAGAAGCCGTACAGCGACTTGCGCATGTGGAAGGCGAAGGGCTCCGTCCAGCCGTCGTAGAGCTTGAGGAAGAGCACGCCGTCGCGCGCGGGGATCTCGTCGGCGTCGTCGATGATGAAGACATCGTCCGGCCGTAGGTTGCGCAGCCGCGACACGCCGTCCTGCGTCAGGAAGGTGCGCAGGTAGTCGTCTGCGATCCAGCCGTCCTGCCGCCCGCCCAGCGGGAAGTGGTCCAGGAAGACGTAGAGCACCTTGTGCCGGATGTACTCGAAGGTGCCGTTGGTCAGCATCTCGCGGAACTTGAGCGGCCGCGGCTCCCCGTACGCTGTAAAGTTGGACTCGCACACCACGAAGGCGTCCACCACGTCGCCCAGCTCGTGGAAGCGCACGTCCAGCAGGTCGAACTCATGGTTGATGTTGATGGCGTTGATGACCCGCCGTGGCACCTCCCGGGGCACCAGGCGCTCCTTGGTGGGCAGGTTGGAGTACTGCACCACGGTGGGCACGCCGCAGCTCGGCCCGTGCCAGCCCGGGAGGCACACGCACTCCACCCACTTGCGCCGCGTGCCGCCGCGGCTCCCCGCTCGCTCCCGGGTGCTCAGCAGCTGCCGGCCCGGGCCCGCCTCCACCTTCTCCTCTGGCCGCCCCGATGGGGGCTTCTCCAGCATCTTGGTACCTGGCTTGAAGCAGACGCCCCCGGCTTTGGTACGGACGAAGTACTCGGTGGTGTCCTCAGGCAGCACGAAGTCCATCCGGTGGAGCTCCTCCGTGGCCTTGCTCGGGGACAGCGGCTGGAGCAGGGGTGAGTGGGAATAGAGTGGGGTCCGCAGCAGGTCGGGGCTACCCGGCTCCGGGCTGGCCTGGGGCGTGACCGGGGCATTGTTCCAGAAGAAGCTGGACACCAGGTTAGGGCTGAGAGAGGCTAGTTCGCGGGGGAAGGTGACATAGGACAGGGTCTTAAAGAAGTGCAGGAAGGAGATGAGACACAGGCCGGCCATACAGAACATGAGAAACAGCTTGTAGCGTTTCATCTTCATCCTGCAGGAAACGGGAGAAAGCCCAGCGGTCAGGATCTGCAGACCTGGCAAGGGGAGCCTAAGGCTCTTCTCCTGAGGGAGGGAATGCAACTTTTAGGGaaactaaaatagaaaaagtcgtgttcaggcttcagaagcaggagagcCGGCCTCTGACCTGTTTGCACACTGCCTGGATTCCAGGCCTGCCTGAAAGCACAGCAAGTCAGGCAGCACTTTAAATAAGAAAGGGAGTGGGTCTTGGGATTCTTGAGCCCCTGGAGATCTGGCCAACCCCCTGGGGTCTAATGAAATCCTGTGATTCacaaggtgaaacaaacagcattgtaaaagttaaaaacaagaacaaaaaaagacaacccaGAGCCACATTTTTGAACACAAACTGTTTATAGTATCAGGTTGTGGcctgggattataagcaggaGCCCCCAAAGCTGCAATTTGGATTAGCACCCATGGGGTGTATGCACCACCCAAAACCCTTCCCATGTGGGATTCCAGATTGCAGGGACCTCCCAGTGATGGTCAAGTCTGGATGTAGGTTGTTGGCCCAGTGTGGTGCtatgtatgtttttatatgtctattgtttctttcttcttttaatgactgtatgTTGAAATTAAATTATcttctataaaaaattaaaattgtttacTTGTGTGCAAGAGTGGTTTCAAATGAATCCTTTGAAAAGGTTTACtaaaaggaaagtaaaacttTTGGCAGAACAGCAGCCAGCTCCAGCACCTGGCCCACCCCACCATGACTGTACTGCGCTTTACTCCAGGAACAGAATGCATCCTGGGAGAAGCTCAAccttggaccataaagcaggctaAGCACacaatttatgcttttgaatcatggtgctggagaagactcttgagagtcccatggacagcaaggaggtgaaactagtcaatcctaaaggaaatcaaccctgaatattcaatggaagaacagatgctgaagctgaagctccaatcctttggccacctgatgtgaagagtcgactcattggaaaagaacctgatgctggga is from Bubalus bubalis isolate 160015118507 breed Murrah chromosome 4, NDDB_SH_1, whole genome shotgun sequence and encodes:
- the MGAT3 gene encoding beta-1,4-mannosyl-glycoprotein 4-beta-N-acetylglucosaminyltransferase isoform X2 produces the protein MKMKRYKLFLMFCMAGLCLISFLHFFKTLSYVTFPRELASLSPNLVSSFFWNNAPVTPQASPEPGSPDLLRTPLYSHSPLLQPLSPSKATEELHRMDFVLPEDTTEYFVRTKAGGVCFKPGTKMLEKPPSGRPEEKVEAGPGRQLLSTRERAGSRGGTRRKWVECVCLPGWHGPSCGVPTVVQYSNLPTKERLVPREVPRRVINAININHEFDLLDVRFHELGDVVDAFVVCESNFTAYGEPRPLKFREMLTNGTFEYIRHKVLYVFLDHFPLGGRQDGWIADDYLRTFLTQDGVSRLRNLRPDDVFIIDDADEIPARDGVLFLKLYDGWTEPFAFHMRKSLYGFFWKQPGTLEVVSGCTVDMLQTVYGLDGIRLRRRQYYTMPNFRQYENRTGHILVQWSLGSPLHFAGWHCSWCFTPEGIYFKLVSAQNGDFPRWGDYEDKRDLNYIRSLIRTGGWFDGTQQEYPPADPSEHMYAPKYLLKNYDQFRYLLDNPYQEPKSTAAGGQRNKGSEGRPPARGKLDVVEG
- the MGAT3 gene encoding beta-1,4-mannosyl-glycoprotein 4-beta-N-acetylglucosaminyltransferase isoform X1, coding for MAGRTRRPPRAPCKSMRRQGVKWWALGEPLLVVHQKRRRRRMKMKRYKLFLMFCMAGLCLISFLHFFKTLSYVTFPRELASLSPNLVSSFFWNNAPVTPQASPEPGSPDLLRTPLYSHSPLLQPLSPSKATEELHRMDFVLPEDTTEYFVRTKAGGVCFKPGTKMLEKPPSGRPEEKVEAGPGRQLLSTRERAGSRGGTRRKWVECVCLPGWHGPSCGVPTVVQYSNLPTKERLVPREVPRRVINAININHEFDLLDVRFHELGDVVDAFVVCESNFTAYGEPRPLKFREMLTNGTFEYIRHKVLYVFLDHFPLGGRQDGWIADDYLRTFLTQDGVSRLRNLRPDDVFIIDDADEIPARDGVLFLKLYDGWTEPFAFHMRKSLYGFFWKQPGTLEVVSGCTVDMLQTVYGLDGIRLRRRQYYTMPNFRQYENRTGHILVQWSLGSPLHFAGWHCSWCFTPEGIYFKLVSAQNGDFPRWGDYEDKRDLNYIRSLIRTGGWFDGTQQEYPPADPSEHMYAPKYLLKNYDQFRYLLDNPYQEPKSTAAGGQRNKGSEGRPPARGKLDVVEG